In one window of Mytilus trossulus isolate FHL-02 chromosome 7, PNRI_Mtr1.1.1.hap1, whole genome shotgun sequence DNA:
- the LOC134726766 gene encoding zinc finger protein 239-like, translating into METFREISIITEELVYKELNCTEKLELSNTSVKCCRCDLCGKEFTKPSYLKLHYPTHTGYKRYKCEECGKMFTQKGTLQKHMVIHTGEKQFNCGICDKVFTQISNLNAHLKTHSGDKPYKCQECGKQFVQKGNLKRHVKTHTNERHYKCNLCDKEFTQSQSLRRHLLTHTGEKSHRCETCGKAFSQRSHLQIHLRQHTGERPFPCGICGKEFRLAENLKMHSTTHTGEKPYKCEVCGKQFGQKNSKTRHMNIHTGEKTYKCVICGHSFNQHHSLRSHLRIHTGEKPYKCDMCDKAFRNRHNLTNHYAIHTGEKSFSCGVCGKEFRLSQHVQRHLNRVHVNVNKN; encoded by the coding sequence ATGGAAACTTTCAGAGAAATATCTATCATTACTGAAGAACTTGTATATAAAGAGTTGAATTGCACTGAAAAACTTGAACTCTCTAATACTAGCGTTAAATGTTGCAGATGTGATCTATGTGGTAAAGAGTTTACGAAACCTAGCTACTTAAAATTACATTACCCTACCCATACTGGATACAAACGTTATAAATGTGAAGAATGTGGTAAAATGTTCACTCAAAAAGGAACGCTGCAAAAACACATGGTAATCCACACAGgcgaaaaacaatttaattgcGGCATATGTGACAAAGTGTTTACACAAATAAGTAATTTGAATGCacatttaaaaacacattcTGGTGACAAACCTTATAAATGTCAAGAATGTGGTAAACAATTCGTCCAAAAAGGAAATCTAAAAAGACATGTTAAAACCCATACTAATGAAAGACATTATAAGTGTAATCTATGCGATAAAGAGTTTACTCAGAGTCAGAGCTTGAGGAGACATTTATTAACACATACTGGTGAAAAATCTCATAGATGTGAAACGTGCGGGAAAGCCTTCAGTCAGAGGAGCCATCTTCAAATTCACCTGAGACAGCATACCGGTGAGAGACCATTTCCTTGTGGTATCTGTGGTAAAGAATTCCGATTGGCTGAAAACTTGAAGATGCATTCAACAACACATACGGGTGAAAAACCATACAAATGTGAAGTATGTGGGAAACAATTTGgtcagaaaaattcaaaaacaaggCACATGAACATCCATACGGgtgaaaaaacatacaaatgtgTGATATGTGGGCACAGTTTTAATCAGCATCATAGCTTGAGATCTCATTTAAGAATACATACTGGTGAAAAACCTTATAAATGTGATATGTGTGATAAGGCTTTTCGTAATCGTCACAACTTGACAAATCATTATGCTATACACACAGgtgaaaaatcattttcatgcGGTGTGTGCGGTAAAGAATTTCGACTAAGTCAGCATGTGCAGAGACATTTAAATAGAGT